The Microplitis demolitor isolate Queensland-Clemson2020A chromosome 8, iyMicDemo2.1a, whole genome shotgun sequence genome has a segment encoding these proteins:
- the LOC128668473 gene encoding ATP-dependent DNA helicase PIF4-like, with amino-acid sequence MSRNRENSELDIDIVYNQCLINLEDMVIAMSGKTLLQFGLTSPSREQESGIINQQYLNELAYDTDKLTEEVIKSVPILNKEQKEAYESILNSVVSDSGRLFFLDAPGGTGKTFLINLLLAKIRSEKSIAIAVASSGIAATLIHGGKTAHSTFKLPLEMNHSDNILCNISKQSYMAHVIREAKLIVWDECTMAHKNAI; translated from the coding sequence ATGAGTAGGAATCGCGAAAACTCTGAGTTAGATATTGATATTGTTTACAATCAATGTTTGATTAATCTTGAAGATATGGTCATTGCTATGTCAGGTAAGACTCTTTTACAATTTGGTCTCACTTCACCATCTCGAGAACAAGAATCTGGTATTATTaatcaacaatatttaaatgaattagcTTATGACACTGATAAGTTAACCGAAGAAGTGATAAAAAGTGTTCCGATACTGAATAAAGAACAGAAAGAAGCATATGAATCTATATTGAATAGTGTCGTTTCTGATTCTGGACGATTGTTCTTCCTTGATGCTCCTGGTGGAACGGGAAAAACATTCTTGATTAATTTGTTGCTTGCGAAAATTAGAAGTGAAAAAAGTATTGCTATTGCTGTTGCTTCTTCAGGAATTGCGGCTACTTTAATTCACGGAGGCAAAACAGCTCACTCGACATTTAAATTACCTCTTGAAATGAATCATTCTGATAATATTCTATGCAATATTTCTAAGCAGAGTTATATGGCTCACGTTATCAGAGAAGCAAAACTGATAGTATGGGATGAATGCACTATGGCTCACAAAAATGCTATTTAA
- the LOC128668474 gene encoding uncharacterized protein LOC128668474, giving the protein MGGITVVLAGDFRQTLPVVPRGIRADEVKACLKSSVLWPHVNVLSLKINMRVHIQHDLRAEEFSKLLIDIGNGQISEVDGRISIPDNLGDIVDDLTTLTDKIYPDINKIGVNCSSWLKERAILTPTNDSANSINNYLIEKLSTNQMKYKSIDTVVEVDDAVHYPVEFLHTLNPPGIPSHILNLKIGAPIMLLRNLNPPKLCKHEGEVVFIPRIPLVPSDYHFNFKRLQFPVRVCYAMTINKAQGQSLKLACVDLRHDCFSHGQFYVACSRVSSPDNLIILQPEKKTKNIVYKEVLSL; this is encoded by the exons ATGGGTGGAATAACTGTTGTTTTAGCTGGTGACTTCAGACAAACTTTACCTGTTGTACCACGAGGTATACGTGCAGATGAAGTCAAAGCCTGTCTCAAATCCTCAGTTTTATGGCCTCATGTTAACGTACtgtctttgaaaattaatatgcgCGTTCATATACAACATGATTTGAGAGCAGaagaattttcaaagttaCTGATTGATATAGGGAATGGACAAATTTCAGAAGTTGACGGACGAATAAGTATTCCGGATAACCTAGGTGATATTGTTGATGATTTAACTACATTAACTGATAAAATATACCcagatatcaataaaattggaGTTAATTGCTCTTCATGGCTAAAAGAAAGAGCTATTCTGACTCCAACGAATGATTCAGCGAATAGCATTAACAACTATCTTATAGAAAAGCTATCAACTAATCAAATGAAGTATAAATCTATTGATACAGTCGTAGAAGTTGATGATGCTGTCCATTATCCTGTCGAGTTCTTACATACACTCAATCCACCCGGAATACCATCTCATATTCTCAATCTTAAAATTGGAGCACCAATAATGTTACTGCGCAATTTGAATCCTCCAAAACTAT GTAAACATGAAGGAGAAGTCGTATTTATTCCAAGAATTCCTTTGGTTCCATCTGACTACCATTTCAACTTCAAACGTCTACAATTTCCTGTTAGGGTTTGCTATGCTATGACTATCAATAAAGCGCAGGGGCAGAGTTTAAAATTAGCTTGTGTAGATTTGAGACATGATTGTTTTTCTCATGGTCAGTTTTACGTGGCATGCTCAAGAGTCAGTTCACCGGACAACTTGATTATTCTTCAACCAGAAAAAAAGACGAAAAACATTGTTTACAAGGAAGTTTTAAGTTTGTAA